The genomic region CAGCTTGGCCACCGTGACCGTGCCGATGTCCTCGCCCGGGTCGGCGTCGCCGTGCGGGTCGATCACCCACTTGTCGATCGCCGGCCAGTTGCGGAACACCTCGCGCGCCCACACGCTCTTGCCCGAGCCCTTGCGGCCCACGCAGAGGATCAGCTGGTTGAGGTCGGGGTCCAGCGCCGGGAACGGCGCTGCGCCCTCGCTCACGCCTGCCAGGGGTCGCGCGGCGGCACGGTGCCGTCGTCGGCGCCCAGGTCGGCCGGCGGCGCCGGCTGGGGCTCCTCGGCGTAGTAGGTCGCGATCGCGGCCCGCGTGTTCAGCTGCTTGACCGCGTAGCCCACGACGCCGAGCACCAGGCGCACGAGGTCGGTCACGTCGGGGTTCTCCACCCCCGACGGCGCCCGGCGCGAGGCGAGGCCGGCCAGCGGGTCGCTGATCGCCTCCAGGTCGTCGTCGTCGGGCAGGTACAGCCCGGCGTCGCGCTCGGGCGTGCCGTCGCGGGTGAGGAACTGGTGGGCGGCGCCGCCGGCGGTCGCGACCGCCTGGCGCACAGTCTCCTTGATCGCGCGGAGCTTGGCCCTACTGGTCGAGCGGGGAGCGGAAGGCGTAGCGGGGGAGTCGTCGGCGGGCTCGCTGCTCGCGTCGGGACTCTCCGACCACTCCGGCTCCGTCTCCGGCCGATCCTGGCTGGTGCTCGGCATGAACAACGGGCTGCTCGGGGTCGGGTCCTCCGGCGGGGTCAGGGGCAGGTCCGCCGTCGTCGGCTCCGGGCTCGGGGTCGGGCTGCTTGCGGCCTCGCGGCTTCGGCTGGGGGGCATCGTAGGTGACCTCTTTCACGGTGGGCGCGCTCGACGGCGCGGGGGTGGGTGCCTGGTCAGCAGGCTTCTGCGCCGCCGGCGTACGACGGGCCTTGACCGTCAGGTCGCAGCCGTCCGCCGAGCAGGTGCCGGTCCAGGTGGTCTGGCGCGGCTTCTCGGTCTGGCGCTCGGTCACGTGGCCGGCGGCGCAGACGCCGCGAACATTGACGCGCCGAGCAGATGCGGGAGTGGGTGCGGACACCCGTTGATAGTGGGAGCAAACCCGGTGCATGACGCGGCAATAACTCGGCGCGTGTCGCACCCCGAGGAGCGTGGATCACGCTCGGAAGGCGGCTTTGCTGTGACGATTATCGAAGAGCTCGACGGACTGCCCCAGCGCATCGCGACCTCGGCGGAGAGGTATCGCGAGCTGCTGGCCGCGGCGGCGACCGAGAAGAAGGTGCGGGACCAGCTGATCGTGCTGGCCGTCGACGAGGCCGGCATGACGCAGGCCGCCACCGCCCGAGCGGCGGGGCTCACACAGCCGACCGTGGTCCAGATCCTCGCGGCCGCCTCGACCGACTAGCCGGCCAGCAGCCCGGCCCGGGCCGCGGTGCGCACCCGGGCGTCGGCCAGGCCGATGTAGCGCAGCGTCGTCTCCGGCTTGGTGTGCCCGAGCAGCCGCATCACCGCGAACAGGTCGCCGGTGCCTTCGTAGGAGCGGGTCGCGAGCCGGTGGCGCAGGTTGTGCGCGGTCCAGCCCTCGGGCAGCGCGGCCGACATGATCCGCGAGACGTGGCCGGCGGTGATCGGCTGGCCGGTCCAGCGGTTGGGGAAGGCGTAGCCGTCGAGCAGCTGCAGCCGGCCGTGCAGCGTGTACTCCTCGATCGGGACCAGGCGTTGCTTGCCGCCCTTGCCGTGCACCAGCAGCACGTCGTCGAGCACGTCGCGGGAGTGGACCGCGGCTATCTCGCGCACCCGCAGCCCGCCGAACGCGCCGAGCTGCATCATCAGGGTCAGCCGCGGGTCGAGCCGGGTCACGGCGTACTTCACGACGAACTCCGGGGCCGGGCGCGCGACCGCCTGGGGCACGCGCACCGAAGGCAGCGCGAACGCCGGGTCGTCGTCGATGTAGCCGTGCCCGTGGGCCCAGCGGAAGAAGCCGCGGTAGACCGTGCGCGCGGACTTGCGCGCCTCCCCGGCCCACCGCTCGTTGCCGATCGCGGTCTCGAGGTGGCGGTGGGTGATCGTCCAGGGCGTCGGCGTCACCTCGATCAGCTGGTTGAGGTAGTGCCGGTGCAGGCGGATGGTGGCGGGGGAGCGGTTGGCCGCGCGCTGCGCGGTCGCGTACTCATGCATCGCGGCCGGCCAGGTGGCGGGCCGCTTCGGTCGGGTCACAGGTGCGAATCCTCAGCCCCACGAGCCCCAGGCGTCCCGGGAATGCACAGCCTTCCCAGGTGTCGAGTCCCACCAGCAGAACGCAGCCCCCCGCGCGTTCATGTGCTAGCGACCCTGGCGACTGACGCGACAGGTCGGGCAGGTGTGCAGGTCGCCGGTGATGCCGACCAGCCACAGCAGCGGCTCGACCGTCCCGCCGTCCAGCAGGTTGCGCCGCGTGGCGCCATGCTCGAAGTCGTCGGGGTACGGCGCGACCGCCCAGCCGCGCGGCAGGTCGAAGAGGTCGAGCTGCGGACCGGTGCCGAACCGCTCGCGGGTGCCGTAGCTGCGCCGCTGGCAGCGCAGCAGCGGACCGCCGGCGTGGTGGCGCATCGGGTCGTCGCACTCGACGTAGGGGCGACCGGTACCGGTCGTGTAGTGGCTCACGACGCCCGCCCGACGCGCCGCGCGGCCAGGCTTACCACGTTGCTCACACCGCTGCTGACCAGGGCGAACGGGTAACCGGAGGGTTGTTGGTTCGAGTCCAACCGGGGGAGCAGAGACCGAAGGGCCCGCACGCGACATCGTCGCGGCGGGCCCTTCGGTGTTCTCCGGGCCGTTGTCCGGCTACTCGCCCCAGCCCATCGGGAAGACCTCGAACGGTGCGGCCATCGCGGAGCCGAGCCGCTGACCGGCAGCGCGGGCTCCGCCCTCGAGGAACTCGGCGGCGTCGAAGTCCTGCCAGCCCAGCCCGTCGATGTAGGCCCGGTGCGCCTCGAGCGAGGCGACGCCGGCCCGGAAGGTGTCGGTGGTGTCGACCGCGTGCGTGGCCTGCGGTGAGCCGAAGGCCCACACCTCCCGGACCCCGCCCCACGGCTCCAGGGTGCCGACCGAGCGCTCGCCGGTGAGCTGCTCGGGGAAGACCCAGCGGTTGCCGGCGTCACGCACGGCGTCGACGACGGCGCGGCCGACGGCGATGTGGTCGGCCTGGTTGAGGTTGCGACCGCCCCAGGTCTCGCGGAAGTTGCCGGTGAGCACGACGTCGGGCCGGTGCCGGCGCACCACCTCGGCGATCACGCGGCGCAACGGGACGCCGTACTCGAGGATGCCGTCGGGCAGACCGAGGAACTCCACGGTGTCGACCCCCACGACCCGGGCGCTGTCGACCTGCTCCTGCTCGCGCAGCGGCCGGACCTCGTCGGGGTGCAGGCCGTCGATGCCGGCCTCGCCGCTGGTGACCATGCAGTAGGCCACGTCCTTGCCCTGCCCGGTCCAGCGGGCGACCGCTGCCGCGGCACCGAACTCCAGGTCGTCGGGGTGCGCGACCACGCACAGCAGACGCTGCCAGGTCTCGTCGAGGGGCTCCAGGGGCTGCGGTGTCTCGGGCTGTGGCGACATGCTCCCGAGCGTGGCACGCCGCTCGCCGCCGCGCACCCCCCACGGCGCGCGGCTACCCTGCCGCGCATGGGAACCAAGGTCGCCGACCTGCTCGACTCGCTCGCCAGCGCGGGGCCGCGGGTGCTGCTCGCCGTGGTCGTCGTGGTCGTCGGCTACCTGGTCTCGCGGGGCCTGCGCTGGGTGCTGCACCGGCTGCTGGCGCCTCGGCACACTCCGAGCTTCGCCGCCGTGATGAGCAAGCTCGCGGGCTGGGTGCTGCTCTTCCTGGCCGTGATGGCAGCGATCGTGGTCGTCTTCCCCTCGGTCGAGCCGGTCAACATGCTGGCGGGTCTGGGCTTCTTCTCGGTGGCGGCCGGGTTCGCCTTCCAGGACATCCTGGAGAACCTGCTCTCCGGGCTGCTCCTGGTCCTGCGCCAGCCCTTCAGGTCCGGCGACCAGATCGCGGTGGGCGAGGTCTCGGGGACCGTCCAGGCGATCACCATCCGGGAGACCCGGCTCAAGACCTTCGACGGGCAGCTCGTGCTGGTCCCCAACCGCGACGTCTACAAGGCGGTCATCACGGTGAGCACGCACTTCGCGAGCCGGCGGATCTCGGTCGTGGTCGGCATCGCCTACGAGAACGACCCTGCGGAGGCCTGCCGGGTCATCCGCGCCGCCCTCGGCGAGGGGCTTCCCCTCCTCGACGACACTCCTGCGCCCGAGGCGGTCGTGACCCGGCTCGGCGTCTCCACCGTCGACATCGAGGCGCGGTTCTGGTGCGGGCCCGACCAGCACGACGTGGTGCTGGCGGTGGATGCGGCGACCCGTGCGGTCAAGGCGGCGCTGGACGAGGCGGGCATCGAGATGCCGGCCGACATCGTCGTCCTCCAGGCCACGCCGAGCCTGCGCGCCGCCATCTCGGGGGAGGCCGAGGTGACGCCGGGCGGCGGCGTGCGGGCTCGCCCCGCCTAGCAGACGCCCGCGGGCGGCTGGCTAGGGTACGTCGGCGAGGGGCGGTAGCTCAGTCGGTCAGAGCAGAGGACTCATAATCCTTGGGTCGTGGGTTCGAGCCCCACCCGCCCTACCACTGTCCTTGCAGCTCAGCGGCGTACACGGTCTCCGTCGGCATTGTGCCGGCGGGGGCCGTTCATACGTTCCTACCAACGCGGTTAAACCTGCGTCATCTCGGGCCATGTGGCTGCGCTGTTGCAGGAGCGCCTGGCGAGGTCCTCCGTGTCACTAGTGGTGCCTTTGACGGCCGTACCTGAGAGCGCCCACGCGTGACGAAGCCGCCCCGGCGCTCGCCTGCGTGAGGCGGACGCCGGGGCGTTGTTGATCGGGGCCTCGGGCGGTCCAGCCCACCAGTGTTGTTGAGTCGATCCGCTGCGGCCTGACGGGAGCTGGTGGGACTCTTCGATGTCTCTGCCTCTCAATCGCAAGGAAGTTTTTCGTGGCTTTCCGCATCAACCGGACGCGCGTCGCCAGCGTTGCCGTGGCCTCTGTCGCCCTCACCGCCGCCGTGAGCGGCGCCTACGCCACCTCGGCGGCCAACGAGGACGATGGCGTCATTAACGCTTGCTTCCGGCTCAAGACCGGCGACCTGCGCCTCGAGAAGGCGAACCGGCCGTGCGCCACGGACGCGCCGAAGTGGAGGTTGCGGGAGAAGCGCATTTCCTGGAACGAGGAAGGCCTGCCCGGAGCTGACGGTCTGGCGGGTGCCGACGGCACTGCTGGGGCCGATGGCCAGGACGGATCGCAGGGACCGATGGGGGAGCCCGGCGCAGAGGGCCCCCGGGGTGCCGTGGGTCCTGCTGGGCCGGTGGGCCCGATCGGTCTGATCGGTCCCATGGGTCTGCCCGGCCTTGACGGCAAGGACGGGGCCGATGGCACGGACGGCCAGGACGGCCAGGACGGCCAGGACGGCTCCGACGGGAGGAATGGCCTCGATGGCCTCGCTGGGGTTGACGGGAACACCGTGCTGAGCGGAGAAGGTGCTCCGGCCATCGGCTACGGCGGCAACGGCGACTTCTACTACGACACCACCGCCACGACTCTGTACGGCCCGAAGGTCGACGACACGTGGCCGACAGGGATCTCGCTCAAGGGGCCCCAGGGCGAGAAGGGCGAGCGAGGTCTACAGGGCCTGCGCGGTGAGCAGGGCCTCCAGGGTCTGCCGGGCGACGCGGGCAAGGACGGCGCCCAGGGTCCGCAGGGCATCCAGGGGCTAACCGGACCCACGGGGCCCGTCGGACCCGAAGGACCTGCCGGTCCCGGCGCCGACCTGTTCGGCACCAACACAGGCAACGCCGCCGCGGGTCGCGGTTGGGAATGCACGATGGGCGAGATCACGCTGACAGCTGCAGTCGTTGGCGGAGGCCTCCCCGCTCGTGGCCAGTTGCTGAGCATCTCTCAGAACCAGGCCTTGTTCTCGCTGCTCGGCACCACCTACGGCGGTGACGGCAGAACCACGTTCGCGCTCCCCGACCTGCGTGACGCAGCACCCAACGGGATGTCCTACATGATCTGCGACCAGGGCATCTACCCCTCGCGGCTCTGAGCGCAGACATCAGCTCGACGCACGCCGCGCCCCCCACCTCCCACGGCGTCAGCCCCAGCAGCTCTGCCGCCAGCCGGTCAGCAGCCCGAAAGGTCGCCGTCCGTCCCGGTGAGCACGCTCGATCGCCTTCTCCAGCCCGGACCGTCGCGGCACCCGGGCCCCCGTGCGCGGCCGACGGTCGCCAGCAGGGCCAGCAGCGGCGCGGCTGGCAGCCTCCGGGGGGCTGCAACGTCGCTGCTACGCAACGCTCACGGACGGGGTCCGAAAGACCCGGACGACGGGTCGGGCGAGCGCCACGGGTCAGGCGAGCCCCACCCGCCCCACCAACGGCCGGTACGTGGGGGACCCAGCCCACCAGGGTGTAGAGACGCCCTCGGGAGGTTGGTGGACTCCTCCTGTGGAACCGATCCAGGAGACCAAGGCTGCCCTCGACGAGCTCGCGACCGAGCACCCCGAGGGCGACGACCTGCGCGCCAGCCTGCAGGACCTGGCTGCGAGGGTGCGCGAGCTGGTGCCCGACTGCGTCGGGATGTCGATCGCGTGGCGACGCCACGGGGTGGTGCTGACCCTGGTGGCCACCGACGACGAGATCGCCCTCCTCGACGCCGTGCAGTACGCGTTGGGCGGTCCCTGCGTGCAGGCGATCGAGGCCGGGGAGCGCACCGACGTCCGCGACATCGACGTGCTCGACGAGACGGCCTGGCAGGCCTTCGCCGAGCTCTCGGCCGCGACGGCGGTGCGCAGCAGCCTGACCATGCCGCTCCTCGAGGACGGCTCGGTGGTCGGCACCGCCAACCTCTACGCAGCCTCCCGCGCGGCCTTCGACGACCAGCACGACGCCTTGGCCGAGGTGCTGGGTGGCTGGGCGCCCAGTGCGGTCACCAACGCCGACCTGTCCTTCCGCACCCGCGAGGAGGCCCAGCGCGCGCCCGGCGTGCTCAAGGATGCGGCGGTGCTGGCGCAGGCGACGGGCATGCTCGCCGCCCACCTGGGCGTGGGCGTCGACGACGCCGAGGCGGTGCTGCACGACGCCGCGCTGCGTGCCGGGGTGCCCGTGCGGGTCCTGGCGCAGGCACTGGTCCGCGCGGTCTCGGGCGGCGGCCCGGGCGGCGAGGGCGGCCCGCCCGAGGTCGGCTGAGCGAGCGGGCCCAGACCTGCTGGCCCGCCCATCCCCGGTCGGTCAGCCCTGGTTCGGTCAGCCCTGGTTCGGTCAGCCCTGGTTCGAGACCCGTCGCTCCTCCAGGACGCGGTCGCGGCTGCGCACCAGCCGCAGCATCGTGACCAGGCCCAGACCGCCGACCATGTTGCCCAGCACGGTCCAGGAGAACCACCGCGCCCAGTCGACGTACCCGAAGCCGGCGTCGCCGGTGTGCAGGGCCCCGAAGGCCAGCAGGGAGTCGAGGACGGAGTGGAACATCTGCAGGCCTGCGATCAGGAAGCCGATGGCGATCGCGGCGATGATCTTGGCCGCCATGTCGTCGGTGCCCTGCTGCATGCGGGTGAGCAGCGTGATCGCGGCGCCGGCCAGGACGGCCAGCGAGAAGGTCTCGAGCGACAGCCCGGCCTCGACGAAGTGCGTGGCCGAGGTGACCAGGTCGGCGTGGTAGGCCGGGAAGGCCTGCACCACCAGCCACATGATGACCCAGCCGCCGAGCAGGTTGCCGATCAAGGTCAGGCCCCACAGCCGCAGCAGCGAGCGCACCCGGGCGCGGCGCGCCGCCACCGTGACCACGGGGATCAGGAAGCCCTCGGTGAACAGCTCCGAGCGGGCCAGCAGCAGCGCCACGAAGCCCAGCGAGAACGCGATGCCGGCGAGCGGGTGGCTGCCGGTCTCGTGGTAGACCGCCAGCATCGCCAGGACCCCGAAGGCGACCTCGGAGCCGCCGAAGAACCCGGTGACCCCGGTGGTGACGACGCCCCGACCCATCCGCTGCACGCCCTCGTCGAGCTGGCGGTCGATGGCGCTCTCGAGCTCGTCCTCCAGCGGGCCGTCGGTCCGGCCCTGGTCGCGGGGGGAGTCCTCGGCGTGGTCGCGACCCCCGTCCGTGTGCTCGCTCATGGCCTCATCCTGGGTCCGCGCCACCACCGCTGACGGGTGCCGCGCCGCTCAGCCGCGGCCCTCACCCTGCAACCGGTCGATGTGCTCGGAGGCCTCGGCCTTGGTCAGGTCGGCGTCGATGGTCTCGCCCGCCTCGCGGGCCAGGGTGTCGAGGTAGCTCTTCTGCGCGCCGGTGGCGGGCTCGTCGCCGCTGACCCAGTCCTGCGGGTCCTTCTCGGTCGCGGTGGGGTCGGGCGCCTCGGCACCCAGGACGTCGGGCTGGTCGGTGTTCGCACGTGCGTTCGATTCCATGCCCACGACGCTACCCACCTGACGCACCGACCCCAAGGCCCCTGTGGGGTGAGCGGCCGGCAGGCGGCAGACTGGGGTCATGATCGCCGCGCCCAAGTACGGCTTCGTCGTCCTCGCCGTGCCCAAGTCGGGGTCCACCGCCCTCGAGGCGGCCTTCGCCCGGCACGCCCAGCTGGTCACCTCGGGACCGCACTCGCTCAAGCACGTCGGCGCGGAGGGGTTCGAGCGCGACATCGCGCCGCTGCTCGACCAGCACGGGTACGCCCGTGCCGACTACGAGACCTGCGCGCTGGTGCGCGACCCGGTGTCGTGGATGTCGTCGTGGTGGCGCTACCGCTCCCGGCCCGGCATCGTCGGCACCTCGACGTACACCGGCGACATGAGCTTCGACGAGTTCGTCGGCCGGGTCGCCGCCGGCGAGATCGAGCTGCCCTCGCAGTCCAGCTACGTCAACCGCGCCGACGGCACGCCGGGCGTCGACCGGCTCTACCGCTACGAGGACCTCGACGAGTGCCTCGCCTGGCTGCGCGCGTGCCTGGGGCCCAAGAAGGCGCGCAAGACCGAGCTGCGCCAGCGCAACGTCTCGCCCGACCGGGCCCACGAGACCTCCGCGGCCACGCGCGACCTCGTCGAGCAGACCTATGCCGCCGACCTGGCGCTGCACCGCGACGTCGCGACGGGACGCCTGGCGGGGGACTGACCCCGACCACGGCGAAGCCTCGAGCCACGGCAAAGCCTCGAGCGCGGGGGAGCCGAGGTCCCCGACGCGCGGGCGACGGACTGTTACCTTCCGAGCGCCCGCTTCCCCAGCCTGCGAGGTCGTCATGGCCGAGCCGCCTCACGGCTCCACCACGCCGGAGCACCCCGGCCCGCCTCCCACGCCCCGGCGTGGCCGCCGGCGCCGGCTCCGGCCGCGACGCCGGGCCGCAGGCCTCCGCGGCACCATCGGGGTGACCCTGATGGGCGCCGTGGTGCCCGGCTCGGGCCTGGTGTGGACCGGCCGCCGGCTGCTCGGGCTCCTGGTCCTGGTGCCCTTCCTGCTGGCCACGGCGTACGCCGCGGGGACGGCCAGCAGGGTCGCCGACCTGCGCACCCTCGTCGACCTGGCCATGGACCCCGCGCGGCTCAAGACCTTCGCCGCTGTCGCCGTGCTCGCGCTGGTGCTCTGGGCGGGCGCCGTGTGGTTGACCTACCACCACGCCCGACCGGTACGCCGCACGCGCGCGGCCACCGTGGCCGGCAACGCGTTCGTGCTGCTGCTGGTCGTGGTCGTCGGCGCACCCCTGGGGCTGGCCGCGCGCTACGCCACGGTGCAGGCCGACCTCGTCGAGACCGTCTTCGAGGAGGCGCCGCTCAGCGCCACGATCCCGCGCGACGTCACCGAGGCCGACCCGTGGGGCGGGCGGGACCGGGTCAACGTGCTGCTGCTCGGCGGCGACGGCTCCGACTCGCGCGCCGGGGTGCGCACCGACAGCCTGATCCTGGCGAGCATCGAGACCGCGACGGGCAAGACCGTGCTGTTCTCGCTGCCGCGCAACCTGATGCGCGCCCAGTTCCCCGAGGACAGCGCGCTGCACGACCTCTACCCCGACGGGTTCACCGGCGAGGGCGACCCGGCGGCGTACATGCTCAACGCCGTCTACGGACAGGTCCCGCTGCTGCACCCGGGCGTGCTCGGCGCCAGCGCCGCCGAGGGGGCCGACGAGGGCGCCGACGCGCTGAAGCTCGCGGTGGCCGGCTCGCTCGGGATCGACGTCGACTACTACGTGCTGGTCAACCTGCGCGGCTTCGAGCAGGTGGTCGACGCGATCGGCGGCATCACCGTCGACGTCAACGAGCCGGTGGCCATCAACGGCAACACCGACGCCGGCATCGAGCCCACGGCCTGGATCGAGCCGGGCCCCGACCAGCACCTCGACGACTTCCACGCGCTGTGGTTCGCCCGCGGCCGCTACGGCTCCGACGACTACCGGCGCATGGAGCGCCAGCGCTGCGCGGTCGACGCGATCATCGAGGCGGCCGACCCGATGACGCTGCTGCGCCGCTACACCGGTCTGGCCGAGGCCGGCATGGACATCGTGACCACGGACATCCCGCGCGAGCTGCTGCCGGATCTGGTCGGGCTGGGGCTGCGGATGAAGGACGCGAAGGTCCGCTCCGTGGTCTTCAGGCCCTCGGAGCGCTTCTCCTCCGCGGACCCCGACTACGAGCACGTGCGGGCCATGGTGGCGCGTGCCATCGACCCGCCCGAGCGCGCGGTGCGCAAGGCCGATCCCGACCGTGCCCGGGGCACCGAGGGGTCGTGCGCCTGGACCGGGGAGGACGCCGACGTCGTGGACGCCGGCGTCGGCTCGTCGGCGCCGGGGACGGGCTGACTCAGCCGCCGAGCGAGCGGTACCACTCCTGGTAGACCGACAGCGCTCCCCGGCCTCGGGCGAGCGCCTCCTCGGTGGAGGGCAGCAGGTCGGCGGCACCGCCCACCGACCCGGTGTCGGCCACGGCCTCCAGCCGGCGCACCGCCTCGCCCGCGTAGACGACGCCCAGGTTGAGCGCGCCGCCGGCCAGCTTGTGCGAGACCTGGCGCAACGCGTCGGCGTCGCCGGCGTCGACGGCCGCGCTCATCGCCTCCATCGCCTCGGCGCAGTTGCGCTCGAAGTTCGCGATGGCGCGGTCGAGGTAGTCGGT from Nocardioides salarius harbors:
- a CDS encoding tyrosine-type recombinase/integrase, which encodes MTRPKRPATWPAAMHEYATAQRAANRSPATIRLHRHYLNQLIEVTPTPWTITHRHLETAIGNERWAGEARKSARTVYRGFFRWAHGHGYIDDDPAFALPSVRVPQAVARPAPEFVVKYAVTRLDPRLTLMMQLGAFGGLRVREIAAVHSRDVLDDVLLVHGKGGKQRLVPIEEYTLHGRLQLLDGYAFPNRWTGQPITAGHVSRIMSAALPEGWTAHNLRHRLATRSYEGTGDLFAVMRLLGHTKPETTLRYIGLADARVRTAARAGLLAG
- a CDS encoding PIG-L deacetylase family protein, which produces MSPQPETPQPLEPLDETWQRLLCVVAHPDDLEFGAAAAVARWTGQGKDVAYCMVTSGEAGIDGLHPDEVRPLREQEQVDSARVVGVDTVEFLGLPDGILEYGVPLRRVIAEVVRRHRPDVVLTGNFRETWGGRNLNQADHIAVGRAVVDAVRDAGNRWVFPEQLTGERSVGTLEPWGGVREVWAFGSPQATHAVDTTDTFRAGVASLEAHRAYIDGLGWQDFDAAEFLEGGARAAGQRLGSAMAAPFEVFPMGWGE
- a CDS encoding mechanosensitive ion channel family protein gives rise to the protein MGTKVADLLDSLASAGPRVLLAVVVVVVGYLVSRGLRWVLHRLLAPRHTPSFAAVMSKLAGWVLLFLAVMAAIVVVFPSVEPVNMLAGLGFFSVAAGFAFQDILENLLSGLLLVLRQPFRSGDQIAVGEVSGTVQAITIRETRLKTFDGQLVLVPNRDVYKAVITVSTHFASRRISVVVGIAYENDPAEACRVIRAALGEGLPLLDDTPAPEAVVTRLGVSTVDIEARFWCGPDQHDVVLAVDAATRAVKAALDEAGIEMPADIVVLQATPSLRAAISGEAEVTPGGGVRARPA
- a CDS encoding tail fiber protein; translation: MAFRINRTRVASVAVASVALTAAVSGAYATSAANEDDGVINACFRLKTGDLRLEKANRPCATDAPKWRLREKRISWNEEGLPGADGLAGADGTAGADGQDGSQGPMGEPGAEGPRGAVGPAGPVGPIGLIGPMGLPGLDGKDGADGTDGQDGQDGQDGSDGRNGLDGLAGVDGNTVLSGEGAPAIGYGGNGDFYYDTTATTLYGPKVDDTWPTGISLKGPQGEKGERGLQGLRGEQGLQGLPGDAGKDGAQGPQGIQGLTGPTGPVGPEGPAGPGADLFGTNTGNAAAGRGWECTMGEITLTAAVVGGGLPARGQLLSISQNQALFSLLGTTYGGDGRTTFALPDLRDAAPNGMSYMICDQGIYPSRL
- a CDS encoding GAF and ANTAR domain-containing protein; this encodes MEPIQETKAALDELATEHPEGDDLRASLQDLAARVRELVPDCVGMSIAWRRHGVVLTLVATDDEIALLDAVQYALGGPCVQAIEAGERTDVRDIDVLDETAWQAFAELSAATAVRSSLTMPLLEDGSVVGTANLYAASRAAFDDQHDALAEVLGGWAPSAVTNADLSFRTREEAQRAPGVLKDAAVLAQATGMLAAHLGVGVDDAEAVLHDAALRAGVPVRVLAQALVRAVSGGGPGGEGGPPEVG
- a CDS encoding formate/nitrite transporter family protein encodes the protein MSEHTDGGRDHAEDSPRDQGRTDGPLEDELESAIDRQLDEGVQRMGRGVVTTGVTGFFGGSEVAFGVLAMLAVYHETGSHPLAGIAFSLGFVALLLARSELFTEGFLIPVVTVAARRARVRSLLRLWGLTLIGNLLGGWVIMWLVVQAFPAYHADLVTSATHFVEAGLSLETFSLAVLAGAAITLLTRMQQGTDDMAAKIIAAIAIGFLIAGLQMFHSVLDSLLAFGALHTGDAGFGYVDWARWFSWTVLGNMVGGLGLVTMLRLVRSRDRVLEERRVSNQG
- a CDS encoding DUF3072 domain-containing protein, with amino-acid sequence MESNARANTDQPDVLGAEAPDPTATEKDPQDWVSGDEPATGAQKSYLDTLAREAGETIDADLTKAEASEHIDRLQGEGRG
- a CDS encoding sulfotransferase family 2 domain-containing protein, which produces MIAAPKYGFVVLAVPKSGSTALEAAFARHAQLVTSGPHSLKHVGAEGFERDIAPLLDQHGYARADYETCALVRDPVSWMSSWWRYRSRPGIVGTSTYTGDMSFDEFVGRVAAGEIELPSQSSYVNRADGTPGVDRLYRYEDLDECLAWLRACLGPKKARKTELRQRNVSPDRAHETSAATRDLVEQTYAADLALHRDVATGRLAGD
- a CDS encoding LCP family protein — translated: MAEPPHGSTTPEHPGPPPTPRRGRRRRLRPRRRAAGLRGTIGVTLMGAVVPGSGLVWTGRRLLGLLVLVPFLLATAYAAGTASRVADLRTLVDLAMDPARLKTFAAVAVLALVLWAGAVWLTYHHARPVRRTRAATVAGNAFVLLLVVVVGAPLGLAARYATVQADLVETVFEEAPLSATIPRDVTEADPWGGRDRVNVLLLGGDGSDSRAGVRTDSLILASIETATGKTVLFSLPRNLMRAQFPEDSALHDLYPDGFTGEGDPAAYMLNAVYGQVPLLHPGVLGASAAEGADEGADALKLAVAGSLGIDVDYYVLVNLRGFEQVVDAIGGITVDVNEPVAINGNTDAGIEPTAWIEPGPDQHLDDFHALWFARGRYGSDDYRRMERQRCAVDAIIEAADPMTLLRRYTGLAEAGMDIVTTDIPRELLPDLVGLGLRMKDAKVRSVVFRPSERFSSADPDYEHVRAMVARAIDPPERAVRKADPDRARGTEGSCAWTGEDADVVDAGVGSSAPGTG